A window from Telopea speciosissima isolate NSW1024214 ecotype Mountain lineage chromosome 8, Tspe_v1, whole genome shotgun sequence encodes these proteins:
- the LOC122670667 gene encoding short-chain dehydrogenase TIC 32, chloroplastic-like isoform X1, translated as MKETLKYLAGVAGASGFGSNSTAEQVTEDSTCLFPSQLTAIITGATSGIGAETARVLAKRGVRLVIPARDVKKAAEMKERVQKESPQAEIILLEMDLSSLASVKRFCSEFFSLGLPLNILINNAGKFSQKLEFSEDKVEMTFATNYLGHYFLTEILLEKMVETANQTGIEGRIVNVSSVIHSWVKRDGFRFSLLLNPLSSYNGTCAYAQTKLANIFHVKEIARQLKARNARVTINAVHPGIVKTGIIREHKSFVTDSLFFLVSKLLKTTSQGASTTCYVALSQQINGVSGKYFADCNERNCSNLANDGSLGRKLWKQTHALIHRRL; from the exons ATGAAGGAAACTCTGAAGTACTTAGCAGGTGTTGCAGGTGCAAGTGGTTTTGGATCAAACTCAACTGCTGAGCAAGTTACTGAAGATTCTACTTGTTTATTCCCTTCTCAATTAACAGCAATTATCACTG GGGCAACATCTGGGATTGGAGCTGAAACAGCAAGAGTGTTAGCAAAGAGGGGGGTAAGGCTTGTAATTCCAGCAAGGGATGTAAAGAAAGCAGCTGAAATGAAGGAGAGAGTACAAAAGGAAAGCCCACAAGCTGAGATAATCTTGTTGGAGATGGATCTCAGCTCATTAGCGTCTGTCAAGAGATTCTGCTCTGAGTTCTTCTCTCTTGGGTTACCACTTAATATACTCAT AAACAATGCAGGGAAATTCTCTCAGAAATTAGAGTTTTCAGAAGATAAAGTTGAGATGACTTTTGCTACAAATTACCTAG GACACTATTTTTTAACAGAGATTTTATTAGAGAAAATGGTTGAAACTGCAAACCAAACAGGGATTGAAGGCAGGATTGTCAACGTCTCATCCGTTATTCACAGTTGGGTTAAAAGAGACGGTTTCCGTTTCAGTCTTTTGCTAAATCCCCTcag CAGCTACAACGGGACTTGTGCATACGCTCAGACCAAGCTTGCTAATATATTTCATGTCAAGGAAATCGCAAGGCAACTCAAG GCAAGGAATGCAAGAGTGACAATCAACGCTGTCCACCCAGGGATTGTGAAGACTGGAATTATCAGGGAGCATAAGAGCTTCGTCACAG ATTCACTCTTTTTCCTTGTGTCAAAGTTGCTAAAGACAACATCTCAG GGTGCATCAACCACATGCTATGTAGCTTTAAGCCAACAAATTAATGGGGTAAGCGGGAAATACTTCGCCGATTGTAATGAGAGGAACTGTTCAAATCTGGCGAATGACGGATCTTTGGGACGAAAGCTTTGGAAGCAAACCCATGCACTAATCCACAGACGATTATAA
- the LOC122670667 gene encoding short-chain dehydrogenase TIC 32 B, chloroplastic-like isoform X2 yields the protein MKETLKYLAGVAGASGFGSNSTAEQVTEDSTCLFPSQLTAIITGATSGIGAETARVLAKRGVRLVIPARDVKKAAEMKERVQKESPQAEIILLEMDLSSLASVKRFCSEFFSLGLPLNILINNAGKFSQKLEFSEDKVEMTFATNYLGHYFLTEILLEKMVETANQTGIEGRIVNVSSVIHSWVKRDGFRFSLLLNPLSYNGTCAYAQTKLANIFHVKEIARQLKARNARVTINAVHPGIVKTGIIREHKSFVTDSLFFLVSKLLKTTSQGASTTCYVALSQQINGVSGKYFADCNERNCSNLANDGSLGRKLWKQTHALIHRRL from the exons ATGAAGGAAACTCTGAAGTACTTAGCAGGTGTTGCAGGTGCAAGTGGTTTTGGATCAAACTCAACTGCTGAGCAAGTTACTGAAGATTCTACTTGTTTATTCCCTTCTCAATTAACAGCAATTATCACTG GGGCAACATCTGGGATTGGAGCTGAAACAGCAAGAGTGTTAGCAAAGAGGGGGGTAAGGCTTGTAATTCCAGCAAGGGATGTAAAGAAAGCAGCTGAAATGAAGGAGAGAGTACAAAAGGAAAGCCCACAAGCTGAGATAATCTTGTTGGAGATGGATCTCAGCTCATTAGCGTCTGTCAAGAGATTCTGCTCTGAGTTCTTCTCTCTTGGGTTACCACTTAATATACTCAT AAACAATGCAGGGAAATTCTCTCAGAAATTAGAGTTTTCAGAAGATAAAGTTGAGATGACTTTTGCTACAAATTACCTAG GACACTATTTTTTAACAGAGATTTTATTAGAGAAAATGGTTGAAACTGCAAACCAAACAGGGATTGAAGGCAGGATTGTCAACGTCTCATCCGTTATTCACAGTTGGGTTAAAAGAGACGGTTTCCGTTTCAGTCTTTTGCTAAATCCCCTcag CTACAACGGGACTTGTGCATACGCTCAGACCAAGCTTGCTAATATATTTCATGTCAAGGAAATCGCAAGGCAACTCAAG GCAAGGAATGCAAGAGTGACAATCAACGCTGTCCACCCAGGGATTGTGAAGACTGGAATTATCAGGGAGCATAAGAGCTTCGTCACAG ATTCACTCTTTTTCCTTGTGTCAAAGTTGCTAAAGACAACATCTCAG GGTGCATCAACCACATGCTATGTAGCTTTAAGCCAACAAATTAATGGGGTAAGCGGGAAATACTTCGCCGATTGTAATGAGAGGAACTGTTCAAATCTGGCGAATGACGGATCTTTGGGACGAAAGCTTTGGAAGCAAACCCATGCACTAATCCACAGACGATTATAA